A segment of the Terriglobales bacterium genome:
CCGCCGCTCAGTAAGTCGGGCACGGTCACCTCCAGGGCTTTGGCCAGCCGCTCGAGCGAACTGAGCGTCGGGGTGGCCTTCTCGTTCTCGATCTTGGATACGTAGGTGCGCGGCACCTGCATGCGCAGGGCTAATTGCCGCTGGCTCAGCCCGGACCGCTGGCGCAGGCTGCGGATGGCGAACGCGATCTGGATCTGGTTGTGGCCGTTGCCGTTCCCGTTGGACGGGAGCGGGGCTGGATCCACCGGAGCCGCCGCGACTTCGGGCTCCTCGGCGTCCAGGGAAGTGTGGCAACGCCGGCAAAGATTGTTGTTGGTCCGGAATTGGACCAGTTGACAACGGTCGCAACGTAGCACTTCCCGCGAATCTACGGGAGCCAGGGTTGTGGCCATTCAGGTTGTGCGTAGACGCCAGAGCGAGCGTCGTGCGACACAGGGGCCCAACTGCTTTCCAGCTAGCGCGTAATTTGCGGTACGCGCGCGGAACT
Coding sequences within it:
- a CDS encoding helix-turn-helix transcriptional regulator translates to MDPAPLPSNGNGNGHNQIQIAFAIRSLRQRSGLSQRQLALRMQVPRTYVSKIENEKATPTLSSLERLAKALEVTVPDLLSGGTPSREQLMRELLADEFIAQLMPFVSKLDGMQRQSLLAQVRDLTLRPRRSA